In a single window of the Papaver somniferum cultivar HN1 chromosome 8, ASM357369v1, whole genome shotgun sequence genome:
- the LOC113303894 gene encoding glutamate receptor 2.9-like isoform X1, with protein MMSKGYSWFITEGLGSHLSSFNSSAIDTMQGVIAIRPYIPMSKELSSFEVQWKRKFQKENPDIDWNLDILGIWAYDTVSALASAVEKLLSTSPRFSKQKTTLNTSDVTRLGVSQIGPEILQGISSINFKGLSGEFHVVDRQLQSKIFQILNVVGSGAREIGIWTPSDGIIRDISLVETTKSTYLTSNKDRLRPIIWPGDTTDIPKGWVTPTNENRLRIGVPVKQSFNEFVKVENNSGSYSGYDVTGYCVEVFKAAIDELPYAVLYDLIPFQDSTGKAGSYDDLVYQVNAQKYDAAVGDITITASRSELVDFTLPYAEGGVSMVVLVKKDMSKDTWIFLKPLEWKLWVTTGAFFFIIGAVIWILEHRVNREFRGGPHPLYQWGIMLSFSFSTLVFAQKERVLSSLGRFVIAIWLFVVLIITRSYTANLTSMLTIQRSDPTYTDAIELRDRRYNVGYQEGSFVFGILKGMGFHESNLIIFKSPKDFDDAFSNGTIVAAFEELPYIELLLAEYCSKYMTVGEIYQYDGLGFVFPKGSPLGPDISRKILSIREEGKTKNLKRASFKTQRSCSDRDPFASSNSLTLSSFWVLFLITGLCAAFAVIVYLIVFLCENKQILNEPNSTTWEKNHQFSHKVLRI; from the exons ATGATGAGCAAAGGGTACTCATGGTTTATTACCGAAGGCTTAGGCTCTCATTTGAGTTCATTCAACTCTTCGGCTATTGATACAATGCAAGGAGTGATAGCTATAAGGCCATATATTCCTATGTCCAAAGAGCTTAGCTCATTTGAAGTGCAATGGAAAAGAAAGTTTCAGAAAGAGAACCCAGATATTGACTGGAATTTGGATATTTTAGGTATATGGGCATATGATACAGTTTCGGCCTTGGCAAGTGCAGTTGAGAAACTTTTAAGCACCAGTCCTCGGTTCAGTAAGCAAAAAACAACTTTGAACACAAGTGATGTTACAAGATTAGGTGTTTCTCAAATAGGTCCTGAAATTTTGCAAGGAATTTCCAGCATCAACTTTAAAGGCCTGAGCGGGGAATTTCATGTCGTCGATAGGCAACTGCAATCCAAAATCTTTCAAATACTCAATGTTGTAGGAAGTGGGGCTAGAGAAATTGGAATTTGGACACCTTCAGATGGAATCATAAGGGATATAAGCTTAGTTGAGACTACTAAAAGCACATACTTGACATCAAATAAAGACCGTTTACGCCCTATCATATGGCCTGGAGATACTACGGACATTCCTAAAGGTTGGGTAACTCCAACTAATGAGAATAGGTTAAGAATAGGGGTTCCAGTAAAACAAAGTTTTAATGAATTTGTCAAGGTAGAAAATAATTCTGGTAGTTATTCGGGATATGATGTCACTGGTTATTGCGTAGAGGTGTTTAAAGCTGCAATAGATGAGCTGCCATATGCTGTTCTCTATGATCTCATTCCTTTTCAGGATAGCACAGGCAAAGCTGGAAGTTACGATGATCTTGTGTACCAAGTGAATGCTCAG AAATATGATGCCGCAGTTGGGGATATTACTATTACAGCCAGTCGATCAGAGTTAGTTGATTTTACGTTGCCCTATGCAGAAGGAGGGGTGTCAATGGTTGTGTTAGTGAAAAAAGATATGAGCAAGGATACATGGATATTCCTCAAGCCATTGGAGTGGAAGCTCTGGGTAACAACTGGGGCTTTCTTTTTTATCATTGGTGCTGTAATTTGGATTCTCGAACACAGAGTAAATAGGGAGTTCAGAGGAGGGCCTCATCCTTTGTATCAGTGGGGTATCATGCtttctttctccttctcaacGCTCGTCTTCGCCCAGA AGGAAAGAGTTCTAAGCTCTTTGGGTAGATTTGTAATTGCAATATGGCTTTTTGTTGTGCTAATTATCACACGAAGTTATACAGCAAATTTGACATCCATGTTAACGATTCAACGATCTGATCCAACCTATACTGATGCTATAGAACTTAGGGATCGTCGGTACAATGTTGGTTATCAGGAAGGTTCGTTTGTGTTTGGAATCTTAAAAGGGATGGGTTTTCATGAGTCCAATCTTATAATTTTCAAGTCTCCTAAAGATTTTGACGATGCTTTTTCGAATGGGACAATTGTTGCTGCTTTTGAGGAGCTCCCGTACATTGAACTCCTCCTTGCAGAATATTGCAGTAAGTACATGACGGTCGGAGAAATCTATCAATATGATGGACTTGGTTTT GTTTTCCCAAAAGGTTCTCCCTTGGGTCCTGATATTTCAAGAAAAATCTTGAGCATAAGAGAGGAAGGTAAAACGAAAAATCTTAAACGAGCTTCGTTTAAGACCCAAAGATCTTGTTCAGACAGGGACCCCTTTGCTTCATCAAATAGTCTTACTCTCAGTAGCTTTTGGGTCCTTTTCCTGATAACAGGACTCTGTGCAGCATTCGCAGTAATTGTCTACTTAATTGTTTTCTTATGCGAAAACAAACAAATCCTGAACGAGCCGAATTCTACAACCTGGGAAAAAAATCATCAATTTTCTCACAAAGTTCTACGAATATGA
- the LOC113303894 gene encoding glutamate receptor 2.9-like isoform X2, whose protein sequence is MMSKGYSWFITEGLGSHLSSFNSSAIDTMQGVIAIRPYIPMSKELSSFEVQWKRKFQKENPDIDWNLDILGIWAYDTVSALASAVEKLLSTSPRFSKQKTTLNTSDVTRLGVSQIGPEILQGISSINFKGLSGEFHVVDRQLQSKIFQILNVVGSGAREIGIWTPSDGIIRDISLVETTKSTYLTSNKDRLRPIIWPGDTTDIPKGWVTPTNENRLRIGVPVKQSFNEFVKVENNSGSYSGYDVTGYCVEVFKAAIDELPYAVLYDLIPFQDSTGKAGSYDDLVYQVNAQKYDAAVGDITITASRSELVDFTLPYAEGGVSMVVLVKKDMSKDTWIFLKPLEWKLWVTTGAFFFIIGAVIWILEHRVNREFRGGPHPLYQWGIMLSFSFSTLVFAQKERVLSSLGRFVIAIWLFVVLIITRSYTANLTSMLTIQRSDPTYTDAIELRDRRYNVGYQEGSFVFGILKGMGFHESNLIIFKSPKDFDDAFSNGTIVAAFEELPYIELLLAEYCSKYMTVGEIYQYDGLGFVFPKGSPLGPDISRKILSIREEGLCAAFAVIVYLIVFLCENKQILNEPNSTTWEKNHQFSHKVLRI, encoded by the exons ATGATGAGCAAAGGGTACTCATGGTTTATTACCGAAGGCTTAGGCTCTCATTTGAGTTCATTCAACTCTTCGGCTATTGATACAATGCAAGGAGTGATAGCTATAAGGCCATATATTCCTATGTCCAAAGAGCTTAGCTCATTTGAAGTGCAATGGAAAAGAAAGTTTCAGAAAGAGAACCCAGATATTGACTGGAATTTGGATATTTTAGGTATATGGGCATATGATACAGTTTCGGCCTTGGCAAGTGCAGTTGAGAAACTTTTAAGCACCAGTCCTCGGTTCAGTAAGCAAAAAACAACTTTGAACACAAGTGATGTTACAAGATTAGGTGTTTCTCAAATAGGTCCTGAAATTTTGCAAGGAATTTCCAGCATCAACTTTAAAGGCCTGAGCGGGGAATTTCATGTCGTCGATAGGCAACTGCAATCCAAAATCTTTCAAATACTCAATGTTGTAGGAAGTGGGGCTAGAGAAATTGGAATTTGGACACCTTCAGATGGAATCATAAGGGATATAAGCTTAGTTGAGACTACTAAAAGCACATACTTGACATCAAATAAAGACCGTTTACGCCCTATCATATGGCCTGGAGATACTACGGACATTCCTAAAGGTTGGGTAACTCCAACTAATGAGAATAGGTTAAGAATAGGGGTTCCAGTAAAACAAAGTTTTAATGAATTTGTCAAGGTAGAAAATAATTCTGGTAGTTATTCGGGATATGATGTCACTGGTTATTGCGTAGAGGTGTTTAAAGCTGCAATAGATGAGCTGCCATATGCTGTTCTCTATGATCTCATTCCTTTTCAGGATAGCACAGGCAAAGCTGGAAGTTACGATGATCTTGTGTACCAAGTGAATGCTCAG AAATATGATGCCGCAGTTGGGGATATTACTATTACAGCCAGTCGATCAGAGTTAGTTGATTTTACGTTGCCCTATGCAGAAGGAGGGGTGTCAATGGTTGTGTTAGTGAAAAAAGATATGAGCAAGGATACATGGATATTCCTCAAGCCATTGGAGTGGAAGCTCTGGGTAACAACTGGGGCTTTCTTTTTTATCATTGGTGCTGTAATTTGGATTCTCGAACACAGAGTAAATAGGGAGTTCAGAGGAGGGCCTCATCCTTTGTATCAGTGGGGTATCATGCtttctttctccttctcaacGCTCGTCTTCGCCCAGA AGGAAAGAGTTCTAAGCTCTTTGGGTAGATTTGTAATTGCAATATGGCTTTTTGTTGTGCTAATTATCACACGAAGTTATACAGCAAATTTGACATCCATGTTAACGATTCAACGATCTGATCCAACCTATACTGATGCTATAGAACTTAGGGATCGTCGGTACAATGTTGGTTATCAGGAAGGTTCGTTTGTGTTTGGAATCTTAAAAGGGATGGGTTTTCATGAGTCCAATCTTATAATTTTCAAGTCTCCTAAAGATTTTGACGATGCTTTTTCGAATGGGACAATTGTTGCTGCTTTTGAGGAGCTCCCGTACATTGAACTCCTCCTTGCAGAATATTGCAGTAAGTACATGACGGTCGGAGAAATCTATCAATATGATGGACTTGGTTTT GTTTTCCCAAAAGGTTCTCCCTTGGGTCCTGATATTTCAAGAAAAATCTTGAGCATAAGAGAGGAAG GACTCTGTGCAGCATTCGCAGTAATTGTCTACTTAATTGTTTTCTTATGCGAAAACAAACAAATCCTGAACGAGCCGAATTCTACAACCTGGGAAAAAAATCATCAATTTTCTCACAAAGTTCTACGAATATGA